The Candidatus Deferrimicrobiaceae bacterium genome includes the window AGTGGGTCGAAAGGATGAAGGCGAAATACGGCCCGATGCCGGTCTCGGAGAACGCCCGGAAGGTCCTCGAGCGCCGGTACCTCAAGAAGGACCCCGCCGGAGAGAGGATGGAGTCCCCCGAGGAGATGCTCGCGCGCGTGGCCTACAACATCGCGATGGCGGAGGGGCTCTACTACGGCGCCGTGCCCGAGGTTGTCCTCCGGTGGGCGGAGAGGTTCTACGCGATGATGATCCGTCTCGACTTCATGCCCAACTCCCCCACCCTGATGAACGCCGGACGGGAGCTGCAGCAGCTGTCGGCGTGCTTCGTGCTCCCCGTCGACGACACGATGGAGTCGATCTTCGAGGCGGTCAAGAACACCGCGCTCATCCACAAGAGCGGGGGGGGTACCGGCTTCTCCTTCTCCCGGCTTCGGCCCAAGCATGACGTCGTCAAGTCCACCAAGGGGATCTCGTCGGGGCCCATCTCCTTCATGACCGTGTTCGACGCGGCGACCGAGACGATCAAGCAGGGCGGGACGAGACGCGGGGCGAACATGGGGATCCTGCGGGTCGACCATCCCGACATCCTCGGGTTCATCACCTGCAAGACGGAGAGCCGGCGCATGAACAACTTCAACATCTCCGTGGCGATCACCGAGGACTTCATGAAGGCGGTGGAGGCGGACGCGGATTACGAGCTCGTCAACCCCCACGGCGGGATGGTCGTCGCGCGACTCTTGGCCCGCGAGGTGTTCGAAAAGATCGTGGACGCGGCGTGGCGGAACGGGGAACCGGGGATCATCTTCCTGGACCGGATCAACCGGGACAACCCCACCCCCAAGCTCGGCGCCATCGAAAGCACGAATCCGTGCCTTGCCGGGGATACGCTGGTCGCGGTAGCGGACGGCCGCGAGTCGGTCTCCATCCGGCAGCTCGCCGAGGAAGGTAAGGATGTGCCCGTCCATTGCCGCGGTCGGAACGGCCGGGTGACGGTCCGGATGATGCGGAACCCTCGCGTCACCGGGCACGGAAGGCGCATTCTCAAAGTCGTGCTGGACGACGGGAATTCCCTGAGGGTTACGGAAAACCACCGGTTCGTCCTTTCCGACGGCGCGGTCCGGGAAGCAAGGGAGCTGGTCTCCGGCGACAGCTTGGGCGTCATGACCCGCCGTGCATCGTCGTTCGAGAAATTGATGCCGTCCTCGAGCAGCAGCTCGCAGCCTTACTGGTGGGTCACATCCACCGACCATCCGAAATGGAATCCCGAGCATCGGCTGATCGCCAACTTTCATCACCGCAGGCGGACCGGCAAGAACATGGATTGGCACAGGCACGACGAAACGAAGGCGCGAATCGGGTTCTCGACCACGCGCCGCTTCACCGATGAGCACTTCCGCGCGCGTCACGGCGCGGCCGTGACCTCCGCCATGGCCGAGAACCGGGAGGCGTTCATGGCGGCGATCCGCGAGCGGGCACTTAAGCGGCTCGTCGAGTGCCAGGGGGCCACCGACCTCCGCTGCTTCCTCCAAGGCAATGTCGTTTTGGTCGAGCGGACATGCGAACGTTGCGGTGCCCCGTTTGCCGTCCGGTGGACGCGGCGCGAGCAAGCCTTCTGTTCTCGGTCGTGCTACCTGTCCCGGCACAACGGGGATTCCGGCATCCGGGAACGGATCGTCCAAGGCATACGCTCCACGGGTCTCAACAAGGCAGAGGATCGATATCGGAGACAGATCACTTGCTTCCTCGACCTGAAATTCGAGAGCGGACGGACCCCGCTCAAAAAGGAGTGGGAGGCGCATTGCGGATCGGAAGGGGTCTCCCGACGCCTCGGAACGGCATACGGATTCTCGACATATGATGCCCTGAAAAACGCTGCCCTGACGCACAACCACCGGGTTGTCGCGGTGGTTCCTGACGGCGTCGAAGACGTTTACAACGGCACGGTCGACGAGCACCACAATTTCTACGTCGGCCATTTCCGCGGAACCGTGGACGGCGACCTCTCCTACCACTATGTGAATGTTCGCCAGTGCGGGGAGCAGCCTCTTTTGCCCTACGAAAGCTGCAACCTGGGCTCCATCAACCTCTCCCGCATGGTGTCGGGCGAGAACGGGGGCCCCCGGATCGACTACCCGAAGATGCGCGAGACGGTCCACG containing:
- a CDS encoding ribonucleotide reductase N-terminal alpha domain-containing protein; protein product: MNLDFPVSVPSIPANDKAEGVVVAGTRKLADHPPGEWVERMKAKYGPMPVSENARKVLERRYLKKDPAGERMESPEEMLARVAYNIAMAEGLYYGAVPEVVLRWAERFYAMMIRLDFMPNSPTLMNAGRELQQLSACFVLPVDDTMESIFEAVKNTALIHKSGGGTGFSFSRLRPKHDVVKSTKGISSGPISFMTVFDAATETIKQGGTRRGANMGILRVDHPDILGFITCKTESRRMNNFNISVAITEDFMKAVEADADYELVNPHGGMVVARLLAREVFEKIVDAAWRNGEPGIIFLDRINRDNPTPKLGAIESTNPCLAGDTLVAVADGRESVSIRQLAEEGKDVPVHCRGRNGRVTVRMMRNPRVTGHGRRILKVVLDDGNSLRVTENHRFVLSDGAVREARELVSGDSLGVMTRRASSFEKLMPSSSSSSQPYWWVTSTDHPKWNPEHRLIANFHHRRRTGKNMDWHRHDETKARIGFSTTRRFTDEHFRARHGAAVTSAMAENREAFMAAIRERALKRLVECQGATDLRCFLQGNVVLVERTCERCGAPFAVRWTRREQAFCSRSCYLSRHNGDSGIRERIVQGIRSTGLNKAEDRYRRQITCFLDLKFESGRTPLKKEWEAHCGSEGVSRRLGTAYGFSTYDALKNAALTHNHRVVAVVPDGVEDVYNGTVDEHHNFYVGHFRGTVDGDLSYHYVNVRQCGEQPLLPYESCNLGSINLSRMVSGENGGPRIDYPKMRETVHDAIRFLDDVIDMNKYPLPEIRQMTMGNRKVGLGVMGFADTLIRLGIPYDSDEALAVAQEVMSFLQEESVAASSNLARERGPFPNYDVSVFPERENIPRRNATTTTIAPTGTISIIAGCSSGIEPIFALSFIRNVMDNDHLVEVNPLFEEEMKGRGIYSLEQMKEISRKGTLRHVERIPEEVRRVFVTAHDISPEAHLRMQAAFQKHVDNAVSKTVNFPSDATREDIRKVYLLSYRLGCKGVTVYRDKSRDEQVLNIGEVNRTESDRKADAPERGSGYVSTRPRPDTLLGVTKEMKTSCGKIYVTMNRDEKGIFEVFNQMGKAGGCAASQSEAIGRLASLALRSGVKPDMIVKQLKGISCHLPAWAGNGAKIMSCADAVAKAVEWYIDHVDTMFTADAPPVESPLSGDGKEAIRQVGALGSEEFGVARGACPDCGSQVEMQEGCLKCRSCGFSE